CGAGGACGCGGGGACCGGCGGCATTGACGGCGAAGGCGGCGTCGCGGTCGGCCTCGGCCCGGTCCACGGCGGTGTAGGCGGCGCAGTTGACGAGCACGTCCCCGGGCCGCACCACCGCGCGCACGGCATTCGCGTCGGTGATGTCGAGGTCGGTGCGCGCCAGCCCGCGCGCGTTCGGCGCCAGCCGCGTCAGCGCCCGACCGAGCTGCCCGTGCGCCCCGGTCACCAGCAGCCCGGCGGCCGCGTTCACGTCCTCGCCCATCACGGCAGCCAGTGTGGCATCCGGGCCGATGTCGCACGACTCACGGCCCGCGCTACGGCAACAAATCCGTTACCGCCACTAGCCTCTTGGTGGGGGCCTTCCCGTTGACGCGACCTCGCCCGTCGGGGTCGGTTGGGCCGAGCGTAGGAAAGGACAGTCGGTTGCCGGAGAGTTCCTGGGCATCCGTGCCCTCGTCGCGCCGCACCCGCGCTCTGGCCACGCCCGGCCGCGTGCTGACGGCGGTGCTCGCGGTGCTGGTGCTGGTGGTGACCGGGCTGGGCTGGCACAGCGTGGATCGGCTGGTGTCGGGTATCGAGCGGATCGGCAATCTGGGACTCGGCGGCAACAATGCCGACGGGGCGACCGACATCCTCATGGTCGGTATCGACTCGCGCACCGACGCGCACGGAAACCCGCTCACCCCGGACGAATTGGCCATGCTGCACGCCGGCGACGACGGCGAGGGCGGGCTCAATACCGACACCATCGTGCTCATCCGCGTGCCCAACGACGGCAGCTCGGCGACGGCCATCTCGATCCCCCGCGATTCGTACGTGCAGATTCCGGGTCTCGGCATGGGGAAGATCAATTCGGCGTACGGCGTGACCAAGGCGACCACCGCGCAGAAGCTCATCGACAAGGGCGTGAGCTCCGCCGACGCCGATCGGCAGTCGACCCTGGCCGGGCGGCAGGCGCTGGTCAAGACGGTCGCCAACCTCACCGGCATCACCGTCGACCATTATGCGGAGGTCGGGCTGCTGGGTTTCGTGCTGCTCACCGACGCCGTCGGCGGGGTCGACGTCTGCCTGAACAATCCGGTGAACGAACCGCTTTCGGGCGCGGACTTCCCCGCCGGGCCGCAGAAGCTCGACGGCGCAGCGGCTTTGAGCTTCGTGCGCCAGCGCCACGACCTGCCGCGCGGCGATCTGGATCGGATCGTGCGCCAGCAGGTGTACATGGCGCAGCTGGTGCATCAGGTGCTCAGCGCCAAGGTGCTGACCAGCCCGAGCCGGCTGCAGGAACTCAGCAACGCGGTCGGGCG
This sequence is a window from Nocardia yunnanensis. Protein-coding genes within it:
- a CDS encoding LCP family protein, translated to MPSSRRTRALATPGRVLTAVLAVLVLVVTGLGWHSVDRLVSGIERIGNLGLGGNNADGATDILMVGIDSRTDAHGNPLTPDELAMLHAGDDGEGGLNTDTIVLIRVPNDGSSATAISIPRDSYVQIPGLGMGKINSAYGVTKATTAQKLIDKGVSSADADRQSTLAGRQALVKTVANLTGITVDHYAEVGLLGFVLLTDAVGGVDVCLNNPVNEPLSGADFPAGPQKLDGAAALSFVRQRHDLPRGDLDRIVRQQVYMAQLVHQVLSAKVLTSPSRLQELSNAVGRTVVLDDGWDVLSFLHQLQDLSGGAVKFETIPVQDLNGWTDNGESVVRVDPPAVQKFVAKAVGDEEAGDGGVDPATVTVDVYNASGTAGLAGQAAQALAAKGFRTGTVDNWIGGPIQSSRVLAGSGGDPKARAVAAALGGLPVMGESGLPAGTVRVVLASDYAGPGSATGNGAFDFSGGPTTATPVPPAPPIDAGTNGPKCVN